A genomic region of Miscanthus floridulus cultivar M001 chromosome 3, ASM1932011v1, whole genome shotgun sequence contains the following coding sequences:
- the LOC136546720 gene encoding protein PIN-LIKES 7-like isoform X1: protein MGFFSLFLVASMPVVQVLLIGAIGAFLASGFSNVLTTSARRDMNKVVFTVFTPCLMFASLAKTVTLADVISWWFMPVNIGITFMIGGTLGWIACNILKPPQHFRGLIMAFCSAGNLGNLILIIVPAVCDEDGSPFGKDPSICRSRGLSYSSLSMALGGLFIWTHTYSLMQKSGKLYHKMHSKSIQCPADSDEEHSAAYADDEEAPLPTSVKPGEHEHGEMEAPLLSCESEVADKGFWTNLKDAVHQFIEELMAPPTISAIIGFVVGLVPWLKSLIIGDGAPFKVIQDSLQLMGNGAIPCITLILGGNLTQGLRKSGLKRRVIVTILCIRFVLLPLIGIAVVHAAYGLGFLSRDPLYRYVLMVQFAVPPAMNIGTRWNSETDQWRSVPAMFGSLFPETRVIQEPWLSCSTLDKRKAP from the exons ATGGGTTTCTTCTCATTGTTTCTGGTGGCTTCTATGCCAGTCGTCCAGGTCCTGCTCATAGGTGCCATTGGAGCTTTCCTGGCCTCTGGTTTCAGCAACGTTCTGACGACCAGTGCTCGAAGGGATATGAACAAG GTtgtttttactgtattcaccCCATGCTTGATGTTCGCCAGCCTCGCGAAGACGGTCACGCTCGCAGACGTCATTTCTTG GTGGTTTATGCCAGTTAATATAGGGATCACGTTCATGATTGGTGGCACTCTGGGTTGGATAGCTTGCAACATCTTGAAGCCACCACAGCACTTTAGGGGCTTGATCATGGCCTTCTGCTCAGCAG GAAACCTTGGAAACCTGATATTGATAATTGTTCCGGCTGTATGCGACGAAGACGGGAGCCCGTTTGGGAAAGATCCAAGCATTTGCCGTTCACGCGGTCTCTCCTACTCCTCGTTGTCCATGGCT CTGGGTGGCCTTTTCATATGGACACACACGTACAGCCTCATGCAGAAGTCAGGTAAGCTGTATCACAAGATGCATTCCAAAAGCATCCAGTGCCCAGCCGACAGCGACGAGGAGCATTCAGCTGCCTACGCCGACGACGAGGAGGCACCTCTTCCGACGTCAGTTAAGCctggcgagcacgagcacggggaAATG GAGGCCCCTCTCTTGTCCTGTGAGAGCGAGGTCGCTGACAAGGGGTTCTGGACAAATCTGAAGGACGCTGTCCACCAGTTCATCGAGGAGCTGATGGCGCCACCAACCATATCCGCA ATAATTGGGTTTGTTGTTGGGCTGGTCCCATGGCTAAAATCCCTAATCATCGGTGACGGAGCTCCTTTTAAAGTCATACAGGATTCCCTCCAGCTGATGGG CAATGGCGCGATTCCTTGCATCACCCTCATCCTAGGTGGAAACCTGACCCAAG GGCTTCGGAAGTCGGGGCTCAAGCGTAGGGTGATCGTCACAATCCTGTGCATCCGCTTCGTGCTCCTCCCCCTGATCGGGATCGCCGTCGTCCACGCCGCGTACGGGCTCGGGTTCCTCTCTCGCGACCCGCTGTACCGCTACGTGCTGATGGTGCAGTTCGCCGTGCCTCCTGCGATGAACATCGGTACGCGCTGGAACTCTGAAACCGATCAATGGCGCTCTGTTCCTGCTATGTTTGGCAGCTTGTTTCCTGAGACTCGTGTGATTCAGGAACCATGGCTCAGCTGTTCGACGTTGGACAAGAGGAAAGCTCCGTGA
- the LOC136546720 gene encoding protein PIN-LIKES 7-like isoform X2 gives MGFFSLFLVASMPVVQVLLIGAIGAFLASGFSNVLTTSARRDMNKVVFTVFTPCLMFASLAKTVTLADVISWWFMPVNIGITFMIGGTLGWIACNILKPPQHFRGLIMAFCSAGNLGNLILIIVPAVCDEDGSPFGKDPSICRSRGLSYSSLSMALGGLFIWTHTYSLMQKSGKLYHKMHSKSIQCPADSDEEHSAAYADDEEAPLPTSVKPGEHEHGEMEAPLLSCESEVADKGFWTNLKDAVHQFIEELMAPPTISAIIGFVVGLVPWLKSLIIGDGAPFKVIQDSLQLMGNGAIPCITLILGGNLTQGLRKSGLKRRVIVTILCIRFVLLPLIGIAVVHAAYGLGFLSRDPLYRYVLMVQFAVPPAMNIGTMAQLFDVGQEESSVIFLWTYLVAAVALTTWSTIFMSILS, from the exons ATGGGTTTCTTCTCATTGTTTCTGGTGGCTTCTATGCCAGTCGTCCAGGTCCTGCTCATAGGTGCCATTGGAGCTTTCCTGGCCTCTGGTTTCAGCAACGTTCTGACGACCAGTGCTCGAAGGGATATGAACAAG GTtgtttttactgtattcaccCCATGCTTGATGTTCGCCAGCCTCGCGAAGACGGTCACGCTCGCAGACGTCATTTCTTG GTGGTTTATGCCAGTTAATATAGGGATCACGTTCATGATTGGTGGCACTCTGGGTTGGATAGCTTGCAACATCTTGAAGCCACCACAGCACTTTAGGGGCTTGATCATGGCCTTCTGCTCAGCAG GAAACCTTGGAAACCTGATATTGATAATTGTTCCGGCTGTATGCGACGAAGACGGGAGCCCGTTTGGGAAAGATCCAAGCATTTGCCGTTCACGCGGTCTCTCCTACTCCTCGTTGTCCATGGCT CTGGGTGGCCTTTTCATATGGACACACACGTACAGCCTCATGCAGAAGTCAGGTAAGCTGTATCACAAGATGCATTCCAAAAGCATCCAGTGCCCAGCCGACAGCGACGAGGAGCATTCAGCTGCCTACGCCGACGACGAGGAGGCACCTCTTCCGACGTCAGTTAAGCctggcgagcacgagcacggggaAATG GAGGCCCCTCTCTTGTCCTGTGAGAGCGAGGTCGCTGACAAGGGGTTCTGGACAAATCTGAAGGACGCTGTCCACCAGTTCATCGAGGAGCTGATGGCGCCACCAACCATATCCGCA ATAATTGGGTTTGTTGTTGGGCTGGTCCCATGGCTAAAATCCCTAATCATCGGTGACGGAGCTCCTTTTAAAGTCATACAGGATTCCCTCCAGCTGATGGG CAATGGCGCGATTCCTTGCATCACCCTCATCCTAGGTGGAAACCTGACCCAAG GGCTTCGGAAGTCGGGGCTCAAGCGTAGGGTGATCGTCACAATCCTGTGCATCCGCTTCGTGCTCCTCCCCCTGATCGGGATCGCCGTCGTCCACGCCGCGTACGGGCTCGGGTTCCTCTCTCGCGACCCGCTGTACCGCTACGTGCTGATGGTGCAGTTCGCCGTGCCTCCTGCGATGAACATCG GAACCATGGCTCAGCTGTTCGACGTTGGACAAGAGGAAAGCTCCGTGATCTTTCTCTGGACGTACCTCGTTGCCGCGGTTGCGCTGACGACGTGGTCGACGATCTTCATGTCCATTCTGTCTTGA
- the LOC136546720 gene encoding protein PIN-LIKES 7-like isoform X3, whose translation MPVNIGITFMIGGTLGWIACNILKPPQHFRGLIMAFCSAGNLGNLILIIVPAVCDEDGSPFGKDPSICRSRGLSYSSLSMALGGLFIWTHTYSLMQKSGKLYHKMHSKSIQCPADSDEEHSAAYADDEEAPLPTSVKPGEHEHGEMEAPLLSCESEVADKGFWTNLKDAVHQFIEELMAPPTISAIIGFVVGLVPWLKSLIIGDGAPFKVIQDSLQLMGNGAIPCITLILGGNLTQGLRKSGLKRRVIVTILCIRFVLLPLIGIAVVHAAYGLGFLSRDPLYRYVLMVQFAVPPAMNIGTRWNSETDQWRSVPAMFGSLFPETRVIQEPWLSCSTLDKRKAP comes from the exons ATGCCAGTTAATATAGGGATCACGTTCATGATTGGTGGCACTCTGGGTTGGATAGCTTGCAACATCTTGAAGCCACCACAGCACTTTAGGGGCTTGATCATGGCCTTCTGCTCAGCAG GAAACCTTGGAAACCTGATATTGATAATTGTTCCGGCTGTATGCGACGAAGACGGGAGCCCGTTTGGGAAAGATCCAAGCATTTGCCGTTCACGCGGTCTCTCCTACTCCTCGTTGTCCATGGCT CTGGGTGGCCTTTTCATATGGACACACACGTACAGCCTCATGCAGAAGTCAGGTAAGCTGTATCACAAGATGCATTCCAAAAGCATCCAGTGCCCAGCCGACAGCGACGAGGAGCATTCAGCTGCCTACGCCGACGACGAGGAGGCACCTCTTCCGACGTCAGTTAAGCctggcgagcacgagcacggggaAATG GAGGCCCCTCTCTTGTCCTGTGAGAGCGAGGTCGCTGACAAGGGGTTCTGGACAAATCTGAAGGACGCTGTCCACCAGTTCATCGAGGAGCTGATGGCGCCACCAACCATATCCGCA ATAATTGGGTTTGTTGTTGGGCTGGTCCCATGGCTAAAATCCCTAATCATCGGTGACGGAGCTCCTTTTAAAGTCATACAGGATTCCCTCCAGCTGATGGG CAATGGCGCGATTCCTTGCATCACCCTCATCCTAGGTGGAAACCTGACCCAAG GGCTTCGGAAGTCGGGGCTCAAGCGTAGGGTGATCGTCACAATCCTGTGCATCCGCTTCGTGCTCCTCCCCCTGATCGGGATCGCCGTCGTCCACGCCGCGTACGGGCTCGGGTTCCTCTCTCGCGACCCGCTGTACCGCTACGTGCTGATGGTGCAGTTCGCCGTGCCTCCTGCGATGAACATCGGTACGCGCTGGAACTCTGAAACCGATCAATGGCGCTCTGTTCCTGCTATGTTTGGCAGCTTGTTTCCTGAGACTCGTGTGATTCAGGAACCATGGCTCAGCTGTTCGACGTTGGACAAGAGGAAAGCTCCGTGA